The following proteins come from a genomic window of Lytechinus pictus isolate F3 Inbred chromosome 1, Lp3.0, whole genome shotgun sequence:
- the LOC129266902 gene encoding uncharacterized protein LOC129266902: MILIKYDCVLPLIAILCICLSTTLAAKKKKTKELEIISEYKPEECTVVAETGDAVKVHYTGKFENGAIFDSSRQDNRDPIDFKLGGKMVIQGWEMGIVGMCVGEKRKLIIPPHLGYGKRGSGPIPPDSTLVFETELVDLQKPENSFSSRVMKLVRFIVPPSIVILLMYYMWEKSAKNPSGKLKGDRRGKKKR; the protein is encoded by the exons ATGATTTTAATCAAGTATGATTGTGTACTTCCATTGATTGCAATATTATGTATCTGTCTGTCGACTACGCTTGCAGCTAAGAAGAAAAAGACTAAGGAACTGGAGATCATATCAGAG TACAAACCAGAAGAATGTACAGTCGTAGCAGAAACTGGAGATGCCGTCAAAGTGCATTACACA ggtaAATTTGAGAATGGCGCCATCTTTGACTCATCAAGGCAAGATAACCGAGATCCGATTGATTTCAAGCTTGGTGGCAAGATGGTGATCCAGGGTTGGGAGATGGGAATCGTTGGCATGTGTGTCGG GGAGAAGCGAAAGCTCATCATTCCTCCTCATCTAGGTTATGGGAAGAGAGGAAGCGGACCTATACCAC CCGATTCAACACTCGTCTTTGAAACGGAGCTCGTGGATTTACAGAAACCTGAAAATTCCTTTTCCAGTCGTGTAATGAAGCTGGTTCGATTCATCGTTCCTCCCTCGATAGTCATCTTACTCATGTACTACATGTGGGAGAAAAGTGCCAAAAACCCGTCAGGGAAATTAAAAGGTGacagaaggggaaaaaagaagagataa